A window of the Chionomys nivalis chromosome 25, mChiNiv1.1, whole genome shotgun sequence genome harbors these coding sequences:
- the Myf5 gene encoding myogenic factor 5, whose translation MDMMDGCQFSPSEYFYESSCIPSPEGEFGDQFEPRVAAFGAHKAELQGSDDDEHVRAPTGHHQAGHCLMWACKACKRKSTTMDRRKAATMRERRRLKKVNQAFETLKRCTTTNPNQRLPKVEILRNAIRYIESLQELLREQVESYYSLPGQSCSEPTSPTSNCSDGMPECNSPIWSRKNSSFDSVYCPDVSNACAADKSSLSSLDCLSSIVDRITSAERSELCLQDTASLSPVASTNSQPATPGNSSSRLIYHVL comes from the exons ATGGACATGATGGACGGCTGCCAGTTCTCCCCTTCTGAGTACTTCTACGAAAGCTCTTGTATCCCCTCTCCGGAGGGTGAGTTTGGGGACCAGTTTGAGCCAAGAGTGGCAGCCTTCGGAGCGCACAAAGCTGAGCTGCAGGGCTCAGACGACGATGAGCACGTGCGAGCACCTACGGGCCACCACCAGGCTGGTCACTGCCTCATGTGGGCCTGCAAAGCCTGCAAAAGGAAGTCCACCACAATGGATCGACGCAAGGCCGCCACCATGCGCGAGCGCAGACGCCTGAAGAAGGTCAACCAAGCCTTCGAAACGCTCAAGAGGTGCACCACGACCAACCCCAACCAGAGGCTCCCCAAAGTGGAGATCCTCAGGAACGCCATCCGCTACATCGAGAGCCTCCAGGAGCTGCTGAGGGAGCAGGTGGAGAGCTATTACAGCCTGCCCGGACAGAGTTGCTCGgagcccaccagccccacctccaACTGCTCTGATGGCATG CCTGAATGTAATAGCCCTATCTGGTCCCGAAAGAACAGCAGCTTCGACAGCGTCTACTGTCCTGATGTATCAAACG CCTGTGCAGCAGATAAAAGCTCACTGTCCAGTTTGGATTGTTTGTCCAGCATAGTGGATCGGATCACGTCTGCAGAGAGAAGCGAGTTGTGTCTCCAGGatacagcttctctctctccagtTGCTAGCACCAATTCACAGCCGGCAACCCcaggaaactccagttccagacttATCTATCATGTATTATGA
- the Myf6 gene encoding myogenic factor 6 translates to MMMDLFETGSYFFYLDGESVTLQPLEVAEGSPLYPGSDGTLSPCQDQLPQEAGSESSGEEHVLAPPGLQPSHCPGQCLIWACKTCKRKSAPTDRRKAATLRERRRLKKINEAFEALKRRTVANPNQRLPKVEILRSAISYIERLQDLLHRLDQQEKMQELGVDPYSYRPKQEILEGADFLRTCSPQWPSVSDHSRGLVIATKEGGASVDASATSSLQCLSSIVDSISSEERKLPSVEEVVEK, encoded by the exons ATGATGATGGACCTTTTTGAAACTGGCTCCTATTTCTTCTATTTAGATGGAGAAAGTGTAACTCTGCAGCCATTAGAAGTGGCCGAGGGCTCTCCTTTGTATCCAGGGAGTGATGGTACCCTGTCCCCCTGCCAGGACCAACTGCCCCAGGAAGCCGGGAGCGAAAGCAGTGGAGAGGAACACGTCCTGGCGCCCCCGGGCCTGCAACCTTCCCACTGCCCCGGCCAGTGTCTGATCTGGGCTTGCAAGACTTGCAAGAGAAAATCTGCTCCCACAGATCGGCGGAAAGCTGCCACCCTGCGCGAAAGGAGGAGGCTAAAGAAAATCAACGAGGCCTTTGAGGCCCTAAAGCGTCGGACTGTGGCCAACCCCAACCAGAGGCTGCCCAAGGTAGAGATTCTGCGGAGCGCCATCAGCTACATTGAGCGTCTGCAAGACTTGCTGCACCGGCTGGATCAGCAAGAGAAGATGCAGGAGCTGGGGGTGGACCCCTACAGCTACAGACCCAAGCAAGAAATT CTTGAGGGTGCGGATTTCCTGCGCACCTGCAGCCCCCAGTGGCCAAGTGTTTCGGATCATTCCAGGGGGCTCGTGATAGCTACTAAGGAAG GAGGAGCAAGCGTGGATGCCTCGGCCACCAGCAGTCTCCAGTGCCTTTCTTCCATAGTGGACAGCATTTCCTCGGAGGAACGCAAACTCCCCagtgtggaggaggtggtggagaaGTAA